The sequence below is a genomic window from Streptomyces sp. NBC_00289.
GGTCATCATCGACGCGAGCCGAGACGATGCGGTGAAGGCCGACATGTCCGCCGAGAAGTACAGCGTCGGGAGAGCCATCATCGCCGTCCAGAACAGCGCGAAGCCCGACTTCTGCGTACCCGAGCGGCCCGCGATCATCACGACTTCGCCGTGCCGGGGACGGCACCCCATCTGATACAGCGCCTCGAACGCCTCGACGCGGGGCAGCTCCTTGCCGGACTCGGCATGCAGCGCGAGCGACCGTGCGGGAGTCAGCACCTAGCTTCCTTTCTCTGCGATTCCTTGCGCCCAGTGCAGTCGGCACAGGACGCGGTACGTGGACCCGATATCGCCCACCTGGAACTGAGCGCCCGAGCGGGCCACCCGGCCCCCTTCGATGCGGGCGTTGATCAGGCCCGGCCTGCGGCACCAGCAGAAGACATCCGCCTGTAGGCGGATCACTGCGTCGGCCAGTTCGACCAGGCGGCCGGAGCCGGGGAAGAGGTGCGACCGGAAGTCGGTCAGGAGACCGAAGCAGTCGACCGCCACCCCTTCCCGGTCCACCACGGCTGCGAGCTGCTCGACCTGCCGGGGACTGAGGAACTGCGCCTCGTCCACGACGGCGAAGCTCGCCCCCGAGAGGAGCGCGACCAGATCGGAGGACTCCGACACCTGGAACGCTTCCTCGGCTACGCCGAGCCGGGACGACATGCGGCCATCCCGGCTCGGCCCAGTGAGGAGGACTCCTTCGCGGCCCGCGCTGCGGTAGTTGAAGGCCATCTGAAGCGCGAGCGTGGACTTGCCCGCGCCCATCGGCCCCGCGAAGAATCGGAGCATCAGTCGAAGTCGGGGGCCGCAGAGACGGCGGCCTCGACAGCGGCCTCGCGCGCCTTCACGTACCCGAGGATCTTGTCGCGGACGCCGGGGTCGCTGACCGGACGCCACACCCAGGCGGGGTGCTGACCGGGGCGCTTCGGGGGCACCTGCTCCAGGCGCACGATGGTCCCGTTGCCGACGACCCGCTTCAGGTCGCGGGCGAGGAGGGTCTGTTCGATCCGCTGTCCCTTCGTGACCTCGGGGGTGCCGGCGTCCAGCGCGGCCATGTTCCCGAACACGGACACGTCGCACAGGGCGGAGTCCTTCGGGCCGTTCGGGGTGGGTCGCTGGTCCTCGTACTCGTGGACCTCGATCAGGAAGGCGAGGGCGTCCTTCACGTCGCCCGGCTTGAACCAGCCGCCGCCAACGGTGGGGATGTCAACGATCTGCACGGATGTATCTCCTAGGTGTCTTGTCTCAGTGATGGGGGAGGCAGCGGGCGGGCATGTCGCCCGCCTTCGAGAAGGTCCAGAGACCGCAGGGAGCGGAGGTCCACACCCACGCGGCCCCGGCGATGAGAGTCGCGATGAAGGCCGCGGCGACTACGGCGCCGAACGTCTTCACGCGGTCTTCAGGGCTCGGCCGCGCGCCTTGTAGGCGGTCATCACGGCCGGGTCGGCGAACATCGCCTGGTTGGAAGCCCAGAGCTTCTGAAGGTCAGCGATGCTGGTCTGCTTCTCGATCTCGCCGAGAATCCAGGCCGAGCCGTTGTCCTTCGGAGTCTCGGGCTTGGCCGCCGAAGCGGTCGCCCACGGGTCGTTCGCCGGAGCGGACGCCGGGGCAGAGTCGGGGGTCGTGTCCTCGGCGATGACTCGGGCGTCGAGCATCGCGGCGATGTTGCCCTTCCCGTGAGCGAGGTTCGTCGCGTTGACGACGAGGCTGCTCAGCGAGAGGCCGGTTACATCTTTACACTCGAACCCGAAGTAGTCACAGATGAGGGAACGAACCTCCGGGACAGTGCCACGGAAGACCGCCCACGTGTCCTCGTAGGACTTGCCGTACTTGATGGTCACGCCGATCGTGCCGTCACCCTGGGGGGTGACCGCGCCTTCCTGATCCGCTCGCACTTCGCTCCTTCGCTCCTTGCTCTGGGGTCAAACTTAACACGGGAGTCGCAGTTAAGCGACGTTCTCTTCTGTGACACCGCTCACCCACGGGCGCATGGCGCCCTTCACGCTCCGCATGGCGCGGATCTCGCGGGCGAGCCTGGCCGCAGCCCAGCCGATCTCCAGGTCCACCCAGTGAAGGGTGCACTCGCCGGAGCCGGAGGGCAGGTTGATGATGATCCCCCACTTCTGGGAGACCTCGGGCATGGGGCGGTAGGCCGTCGCGGCTTCATCCGCCGGCACCACTCGCTTCTTCCAGGCGGCGAACGCCTTCTTGTCCGCCGTGTCCACGGGGAAGCGGGTGTAGTCGTAGAACTCGCCCCGGCTGTAGGTGGCGAGCTGGGCCGCCATCTTCAGGCCGCCGTACTGGACGGAGCCCGTCTTCAGGTCGCCGATGAACAAGCCCTCGACGCGATCCCCGTCCGGGCCCGGCCCGGCGTATTCGAGGGCGCGGTCGAACGTGCCTCCCGTGCCCAGCTCGGGCACGACGACGAACTTCTCCACGGCCTTCACGGTGAACTCGACCGTCGAGCCCATGTACGCGGCCATGTCCCGCAGGTCGCGGGAAGCGGTGCCGGCGGGCAGAGCCTCCCCGCGGTCGACGTACTCCGAGAGCGTGTGAAGGTGCGTGCCCTTCTCCCGCTTCAGGTTGGCGCCGGAGATGTCCTGTGCCTGCTCGGCCAGGGCGTTCAGCTTGCGCTTGTCGTCGGCGTCCTCGGGGTCGAGCTGCCGCACAACTTCCAGCATGGACGGGCGCTTCGCGGCCCCGACCAGGGTCATGCGCGACTTCCAATCGGAGATCGCGCTCTTGTCTTCGATGCAGTCGATGAAGGTCGTCGTGCGGGTCAGGGCCTTCGGCTTGCCACCCTCCTTCGGGATGACGAGCGGCCGGTCCCAGCCGTCACGGGGGACGGTCGCCTCGGGCGTCAGGTCGACGATGTTCACGCGGCCTCCATGGCGAGGTAGACGGACGGGACGGAGTTGCCGAACGGGTCGGCGTCGAGGTCGTTCGGCCGGAGCCAGATCCGGACCCGGCCGTCTTCGAGAAGTTCGGCTTCGTGCTCCTCGTCGGGAACGGGCTCCAGGCCGAGCGCCTCCGCCTGGTCGAGGGCGACGCGCATCTCGCGGCCGGACGCGTCAGGCTCCGCTACCAACGAGCAGTGCCAAGGAGGAACGCCGTCGAGGCGGACCTTCGGGCCAGCCTGGAACACATTCGAGCAGCCCACGTCTGCCCCCCTTCCTGTAAAAATGGAACCTTGCGAGACCGTTCTACGTCCGCGCGGATGGCGATGTCAACTTTGACCCTGAAAGGCGCCCGGTGACCTACGTCACCCGTACGGGCCCGGTGGTTGAATCGCGAAGAAACTGTAAAACCCGCAGGTGAGGAAGGTCATGCTCCTCTGGGATGAGAAAGACCCCCGCCGGAGTACGACGGGGGTCTGAGGGAATGCTGTGGAGTGCTACCCCTAGTCCTGAGCCTTGTTGCCTGTGGCATCTTTCGGCCTGCGGATCAGGTCGGTATCGCCATCCTCGCGCGGCACATAGAAGAAACCGTCCTCGGTGTCTGGGTCGTAGTGCACGACGAGGTTCCCCTCGGCGAGCATCTCCTTCCAGGAGGTCACGCGGTTCAGGTCCCGCTCGGAGTTGTTCCGGTCAGCCCGCACACGGCCCTCGACCCGCAGCATGATTGCGGGATACATGTGCCGGTGCTCGGCCTTGATCTTCCACGGGATCAGGCTGTCGTCACGGAGATTGCGCCGGTCAAGGCCCTTGCGGCGACGGAACGCGGACCACATGGGGACGGAAGTCTCGATGTTGTACTTCCGTAGATACTCAGCCTGCATCCACTCATAGGTCTTGCCCTCCTCGAACCAGCGGATGACCTCCGCCTCGTCTTGGATCTTCCTCGGTGGCATGTGTCCCCCTGTGGTCTCTGCCGATCTCGTCCTTCAGGACTACAACTCTGTCGCTCTGTCAGGACTTTAAGTTGACACCCAGATGACCTTGGTGTCAAGCTGACGCCAGACAGCGAAGCTGTCGCAGCAACACACAGGTAAAGGTGACCCCCGGTAGACGGCAATCTCCGGGGGTCTGGTTCCCGGCCGCGAGACGGCAATCTCCGACCGGGTTGGCACAGGAGATGTGACCCTCCCATGCAGATTCATCGTAACCCCAGGCATGACCGCGACTTCGTGATCATCGCGAACCGCGCGATACAGGACCCGCGCATGTCCCACACGGCGCGCGGCATCCTCGCCCTCGTCCTCTCCCTGCCCAACGGGGTCAAGGAGAACGTTCGCACCCTCTCCGACAACTACCCGCAGGGCCGATCCGCGGTGGCCAAGGCCGTCAAGGAGCTGCGCGACCTCGGGTACTGGGTGACGAAGACCGGCCGCGACGAGGAGTCGAACCAGATCGTCTCGACCGTGGACGTGTACGAGACGCCGGCAACTGCTTCTGCTCCGGTTCCCACCCGTCCGGTCACCGCTCCTGCGGCCACCCGGAACACGGGCACGTCCCCTTACGGGGAAAAGGATCTCTCTAAGGACGGGGAAAAGAACCCCCCCTTCCCCCCTGCGGCTGAGCCCGTCGAGGACCAGGCGGCCGAGCCCGTGGCCAGGGAGAGGGAGGGCTCCAGCGAGAAGAACCAGGACGACAAGCAGGCCGCCGAGGCAGCCCGCATCCTGCGCCGCCTCGCTGCGGTCGACTCCCGCCTCCGCCTGTCTGACCGGCAGGTCGCCAAGCTGACCCCGGCCGTCGCTGACTGGCTCGACCGTGGCGCCACCATCGCCGAGATCACCGACGCCGTGACGCAGGGCCTCCCGCAGAAGATGTACTCGGCCGCCTCCGTCATCGCTGACCGCCTCGACCGCAAGCGCCCCGAGCGCAAGCGCCAGTGGAAGCAGTACGCCGAGTGCGCCGACCGCTGCGGCAACCTCCTGCCCGCTGGCCAGGACTCCGGCATCTGCACCGAGTGCGCCCTCGGGATGACGACCGCCTTCGAGATCGACTGCACCACGGGCGAGATCACCGAGCCCGTCATCGGCCCCAGCGCCGAGTACCTCGCCGTCCGCGCCGCCCTGCGCGCCTGACAGCCCCCTCGCACTTCCTTCCTCACCACTCCTGAAAGGCACAGCTATGCCCACGCACGCCCGCCTGCCCTGGTACGCCTACGCCATCGGCGCTGTGGTCCTGTCCGTCGCCCTGGCCATGGGTGCCCCTGGCGAGTACCAGCTCGCCCGCCTCGCCGGATGGAGCGAGATCGTGGCCGCCGGTATGCCGGTCTGCATGTCCGTTTACGCGGTCGTCGCCGTCTGGTTCGTCGAGTCCCGCGAGAAGGGCGAGAAGGGCCGGGGAAGCGCCATCGTCGGCGCGATAGGCGCCCTGGCCATGACCCTGACGGGACAGGTCGTCGCGCACTGGATCGCCGCCGGTTACATGACCTCCTCGAAGGAGCTGGTCGCCGCCGTCTCCGCTGTCCCCGCCTTCGTCGCCGGACACGTCGCGCACATGGTCATCCGTGCTGCCCGCCCCGCCCCCATCAAGGTGCCGGCGGAACTCGAGGTCGACGAGGACCAGGACCAGGACCAGGACGGCGAGCCCGTTCAGCCGACCCTCGACGGCACCGAGCCGCCGGTCGACGAGGTGGCGAAGGCCCGCTCTCGCCGCCGTCCCGGCCGCCCCACCCCCAGCGACGAGGAGATCCGCAAGGCGGCCGAGGCTCTGACCGCCAAGGGCGAGCAGGTGACCGGCCCCGCCCTCGCGAAGCTCATGGGCCGCGACCGGCGGACCGGAAGCCGCTACCTCGCGCGTCTCCAGAACGCCTGACTGACCAGTCAACTTTGATCCGCACCCTGTCTGGCGGGACAATGTGTACAGAGAGTCCCGCCAGACGAGGAAAGACGCGGAGGAATGGACGTAACGATCACCGTGCGCGTATGTGATGTGTGCGAACGGCGGGACAGGCCCGCGATCCGATACACCCTCACCCCGGAGAACGGGACGGCGAAGACGCGGGACCTGTGCGCCGTCGATGTGGCCCCGGTTGAGAAGCTGTTCGGGCCCCTGGAAGAGGCCGAGGCCGACGACTCGCCCAGCTCGAAGGCGAAGCCGGTCAAGAAGGCGGCGACAGCAAAGAAGGTTGCCTCGGGAACTGTCCCCAGGCGCCGGGCGAGCCGCACCCCCGTGATGACCATGGAACAGATCGAGAAGATGAAGGCAGGCTCGTCCGAGTCCTGAAGGCGACAAAAACGCCCCTCCCCACCCCCGAGACAAGGGAGTGAGGAGGGGCGTCGGACTTACCCGAGGATCAGGGCGAGTCCTCAGAGTCAGAACCCTCGACGAGGCCGAGGGCGGTCACGATCTGGACGATGAGAGCCACCTCGGGCCGGTCGGCGTAGGTGACAGCGAGGACGCTCACCAGGACGCCGAGGGCCGCCAGGACGGCCCCCACGCGCGAGCGGTAGCGGACGGGGAGGGACGAGACGATCAGGGCCAGAGGCCCGGTCAGCTTGTTCTTCATC
It includes:
- a CDS encoding thymidine kinase, whose product is MLRFFAGPMGAGKSTLALQMAFNYRSAGREGVLLTGPSRDGRMSSRLGVAEEAFQVSESSDLVALLSGASFAVVDEAQFLSPRQVEQLAAVVDREGVAVDCFGLLTDFRSHLFPGSGRLVELADAVIRLQADVFCWCRRPGLINARIEGGRVARSGAQFQVGDIGSTYRVLCRLHWAQGIAEKGS